Part of the Oncorhynchus kisutch isolate 150728-3 unplaced genomic scaffold, Okis_V2 scaffold1040, whole genome shotgun sequence genome, TAATTTCGACAAAATCATTTCTAATTAAATTTTTCCAGTACAACATAAGTTCAGCAAATCCgcttattgtttgggatacctttaaatgtaccttcagaggtcattcaattcaattttcatgtaacggttttcttgagtcgAAGGAGAGGCGTACCATAACTcagcgtggttattattcatggttctttaataaagaaactatacatgaatagactaacaaaacaagaaatgtgaaaaaccaaaacagccctatctggtgcaaacacagagacaggaacaatcacccacaaaacccaacaccaaacagggtacctaaatatggttcccaatcagagacaatgactaacacctgcctctgattgagaaccatatcaggccaaacatagaaatagacaaactagacatgtaacatagaatgcccactcagatcacaccctgaccaaacaaaacatagaaacatacaaagcaaactatggtcagggtgtgacatttcaacaacaacaaaaaagcagtttctggctaaagagacAGGACTAAGGGAAATACATTCTCTAATCGTACAGGAAGCAATAAAATtaactacagagatacaaaataaATTAGCACCTGTTCtctattacacacatacacttatCTGTGATTCTCCATTTTATATTTTAAAGGACAAAGCTAAATGATCAAAAGATGGCGCATACAGAGACGGTCGCCTCGCTTCAAATCCTTTGGAAATTGTGCAGTAATTTGTGGACGAAATTAGGGCACGagtttccttccagagagacatcaggcatTGTAACATTCTATGTTTTACGGAAACATTGCttactcgggatatgttgtcagagtcgatACAGCCATTGGGTTTCTTCATGCGTCGTGCCGACAGAAaaaaaacatctctctggtaagtggAAGGGCGGGGGTTTATGAACATACagtaactcaagtccttttgttccccTGACCTAGAAATCCTtaaaatcaaatgccgaccgcattatctcccaagacaattctctttgattatagtcacagctgtgtataccccccccccccccccccaccccttccccAGGAAACCAGATATCCTCAGGCTGCATTTATCAAATCCAACCAAGACTCCATTTTTCTCAAACCgccctataggcagaaactcaagcaGGATCTACCCGTGACTAAAaccattcaacactggtctgatccatcggaatccacgcttcaagattgttttgatcacgtggactggaaaatgttccgggaaGCCTCAGACAATAAAATCGTTTTATACGCCGACTCTGTGACTGAGTTTATTAGGATGTGCATTGGAgaggttgtacccactgtgactattaacacctaccccaaccagaaactgtggatagaaggcagcattcgcgcaaaactgaaagcgcaaaccaccgcattcaaccatggaaagaggttggATATAAACTGAATATAAACAgtatagttattccctccgcaaggcaatcaaacaagcagattgtcagtatagggacaaaatggagtcgcaattcaatggcccAGACAAGAGACgtatatgtggcagggtctacaggcaattacgGATTCATAAATTCATAAAATGCCTGGATGTTTACAATTTCGGTGATTCTCTTAGAAATGGTTAAAAGTACTGTATAGCACCCCCAGGTGTAAAATTGTAAATAGcagctacttctcagagagttttgaattgtcaagaagagttaaacaagggtgtccgctgtcaccatatctattcattgtggccatcgaaatgctagctattaaatcatatcaaataacaacattagaggattagaaatccatggcttaaaaacaaaggtgtccatgtatgctgctAACTCAAGTTTAATATTTAATCTTCTTGCTAgttccctgcaatgtctcattgaagatgtagataacttttctgtactctctggactaaaacctaattatgataagtgtaaaATATTATGAATTGGGTCTTTAAAAAATACATCTTGTACATTACTATGCAGTTCATATTTAAAATGGGCTGACGGAGAAGTAGAAATGCTTGGTATTCattgaaaaaaaatattaaatgtagaggtaaatacctgtctatttatgtaaaatttgccctgattaactccttagtcctatctcagtttactcacttacttatggctctgcctactcctgatgactTGTTTTTCAAATCGTATGAGtaaaaaatatttagctttaTCTGGGATGCTAAACCAGACAAGAAACAGTGTGCCTATCTATATTtatacatttgtatatttttatttaaactggTAAGTTGTCTGAGAACACatactcatttacagcaacaacctggggaatagttacagggtagAAGAGGGGGGATGAAGGATCCAATTATAAaccggggatgattaggtggccatgacggTATGAaggacagattgggaatttagccaggacactgtggttaacacccctactcttgcgatcagtgccatgggatctttagtgaccacagagagtcaggacatccctttaacgtcccatccaaaagacggcaccctGCGGCCTATGGTCATTGGGATATGTTTTAGACaggaggaaagggtgcctcctactgaccCTCCAACATCAATTCCAGAAGCATctgttctcccatccagggacataccaggaccaactctgcttagcttcagaagcaaaccagcagtgggatgatGGGTGATATGCAGGACTAGCTGGctttataatgaatatgaattgggtgtTGTGAGATTATATATGAAAGCACTAAACATCTCTAGAATcttcacttattcaaaagtttcacttgaaccctaaatggttctcaagtaaaCTAAGAAAAGCTAATCCACTGTTTAAATAACTTTATCTGTGTACAGATTTCAATGTCTCATTTTTGATTTACTGCAAATGATATCTTTTTCAaagtctctctttttcaaacaagtattgcagagctggctacaatttaaatattatggctgaatataaatgtGCTGGGTGATGAaagacctgtatttatgggaaacaaGTTTGAAAAAGGGTATTTTATATTTaaatattgtaaattggaatggttgacttgtctttcatggagttatcagaattattTGGAAAGGTCTACTCAGTACTAGATtataaccaattgattacagcattaccccaaaaatggaggcaggtagcagcaggaggaggtagggaagtggtctgtctgcccaatataaattaTCAGAACTTGCAGAGGAATACAAATtgcataccagtttcatttgaggaccaggatgttgataTGTGTCATTTAgactgcaaaatagttgggaagcgaTATTTGATTTACCGATTCCATGGGACAGGGTTTATGAGTTGATTCAAGacttgtgcttttcagctaatgCAGATTTTGTTGAGTACAGAATCAATTGACCATTTATTTTAGTATTTCCCGCAAGTAGCTTCTCAGGAATGGTTGAAAATGCaaaacattgatctaaaattgacactAAATACCCTTTTGGAGATCTGGAGAGCAAGTCAAATATTATAATACTATTATAGTTTCTCAACCTGTAGTCTATTCAATAGAAATTGTATGttaatcacagcatagttgaaatatGCTGCGTAGTGTCTGGCCAGCAGAGACAGGTGGGATGGGCTAAGGGAAGCTGAggtttgggatgtggaattggagataaGGGAGGGGAGTGGAGTTCCTGGGCAAAGGATATACAGATGTCAAATTAAttccaaatacatttgaatgacactgaggggcttTGTTGATACAGTTGAGGCTGATgccatgcaggtgtttgtacaaaATGCATACACTCATTCAAATGCTCATAGATGGACATGGTTCCATACATCGTTGGCCTTGCTGTTATATTGGCCTGTATGTTTCTCGTTCATTGGTGGTGCATGGGGCAGGGAATGGAATTCAATGCATTTCTCAGGGTGGAATCTGATGCTTGAGGGGCAGCTCTTGGAGGGCTGTATCGGTCAGGTCCCCATTTGacagtgggagatctgtcgacgtgccgtTGACCCTTTGTGTCTCTGGCTAAGAggctgttagatgactaatgtgatgtGGTTGGGCAGCTTCCCTGTAAGTATGTTTATTACCAGATGAAATAGTCAAACTGAATCTACACAGAAAGGGAACATTTGGTTCATGAGCCAACCACTTAACGAGCAAGGTTTGTAGAGTCTACACATTGTATTAAAATGTTTACCTATCCAGGCCTGCTTTGTGACCAGATTAGCTGTTGATGCATACGAATTAGGACCAGTAAGAGAGAATAAAGGACACATGTTCAGTAATATTGGTGTGACATTTATTAATGTACAAGAGGCAACTAGTATCGTCTTCCTGCCGCTTCGTTTAATTCAGCCACAGTTCAGAAATTGTTTAAGAAATGCTTCAGCACAATGTACACGGGTTTACAATGGTCATTGAAGTTGATTTAGAGGTTGGAGGAAAACAGCACGACCTGATGAAGATATCCCAGAAGCCTTGTACATCTTCAGGTTCCCCAGGAAGATATCCTGCAAGACAAAATcgtcagcagggtagcctagtggttagagagttggactagtaaccgaaaggttgcaagtacaaatcatgagctgacaatgtacaaatatttcgttctgcccctgaacaggcagtcaacccactgttcctaggccatcattgaaattaagaatttgttcttaactgccatgctaaataaaggtaaaatacaacaCGAATTCTAGTTCCCAGTCATGTGCACCTATACAAAACTCACATTCAGTCACAGGTGTAAGCCACATCCAAGTACTTATAGGTTCCGACACAGGGGTCACCGAACACAGAGTTGGATACCTTGACGATACACTGGCGCTTTCCATCACACCTGTGTGTCAACAGGTAGAGGTTAACACCACAGCCAATGACTTCCTACAGCTAAATGCACACTGAAGGTTTCAGTACCTTTCTGCCATTTTGCTGGTGGTGGATTGGCTGAGGCAGTTGGTGTTTTTGAGTTGTTGATGTGGGCGCCCAATGGAACACACATCGTGTTGACGACGACCATAGTTGGCACGCTGAATACGGATCTCACCTCGATCTGAGGAAGAGAAAGGACAAACcttggtgttggtgtgggctagtgACTAATATACACGGCACCACATGATTAAACTGTACGGTAGTGTTGACCAGCTTACCACATAGTAGTTGAGAATCAGAGCCTTCACATATGATGCTGCTTACtgcaaagacaacacaggagttacACCACTGGCCAGACAAATTAAGACATACATTAGCCTGGTGAAGTGTTAGTGATGCGCACTGACAGGGAATGTTGATTTCAGGTGCATTTTTCTAAAAGTCATTATAAACTCGTTAGCATGAACCAAAGTACAAAAAGTTAGGCGCGTCATCTTCCACCGTTACCTTTTAGTTTCACTTCCTTATGAGCAGTTCTCGAAATGCTAACATTTTAAGCAAACTGGCTGGCTAGACCTAAACTGTTGAAAAAATAAAGTCGACCCCGCTACACCCAATCTGTGCAGTTTGTGCCATCTGTCAGATTGGCTATAAACCCTGCAAAACTGTAGGAGTTGCGCTAGCTAGTTACCGttcactgaaacatggtaaaccaGATTAAGTGCACAAGCATCATATAAGCTTGACACTTGCCTTCCATGTTCTTGCTGGCTAATTGAGCTAGATATGTCAATTTAACAAGGAACAGCAGCAGCATATGAGACAAGTCAAAAAAGTtactgcaaaaagggtcaatgcagatagtcattCAGCAGTTAAGGCTTGGGGGAAGTAGAAGcctttcagggtcctgttggttccagacttggtgcagccGTACCATTTGTTATGGAGTAGCAGAGACCAGTATAACTTGGGGGGtgcgagtctttgacaatgtagaGCCTGCCGACACAGGTGGTGTCGAAATCCTGATGCAGGGAGCGCGGCctctgatgtactgggccgtacgcgataccctctgtagcaccttgtggtcagatgccatacctagtggtgatgcagccagtcaaaaagCTCTCAATGGTGTAGAATTCAGAATCGGAGGGCTGACACCAATCCTTTTAGCCTCCTGGCAGGGAAGGGctcagccctccatttcctgtagtccactaccAGTTCCTTCGGcatcttggcaccacactgccaggtctctgacctccctataggctactcAAACTAAACAAGTTGCATATCCACAGCTTGCTAGGGTTAGTTAGCAGTTGAGGGTGGTTTACACTTGGAGAAACAAAAGTTAACAAGCTGGTACCATAGGGGAACCAACCCATTATATTCCTTTTCTAGCAATCAGCTGAGCTTACTTTTTTACAAGATTAAAAGTGGGTAGGAGAATTAAACAATGTCCCAACATGACACAGTCATACCAACACTAAATATTAAATACTAAATATTATTAGCACACATTCAGAGACTGACTTGTTTCTTGCTGTTGGACACAGGAGTATTTGGTGTCCAGGTACTTATAAGTCCCGACACAGGGGTCTCCAAAAACGAAATTGGATGCAGGGACAATACACTCGCTCTTCCCACCGCATCTGTGTGTTTCAAAGACATGTTGAGGTCATGAGTTcatacaggtaaacacaacagGTTCCAGCACATTTCTGCCATCTTGCTGGTGGTTGTTTACACTACAGCCAAGGAGTTACAGGTTCTAGTACCTTTCTGCCATCTTGCTGGTGGAGGATTGGCTGAGGCAGTTGGTGTCGGTGAGTTGGTTATCAGGGCGCCCAATAGAACAAACATCGTGTTGACGACGACCGTAGTTCGCACGCTTGATATGGATCTTACCTCCAtctgagggagatggagaacagTGAGGCACGAAGGAGAGCCAAGTATGGGTCTCTATGGTGTGGGCTAGTGACGCTAATCTACAGTATAAACGATCATAGGTGGTCGGTGAGTATACTGTTCAGCAGTGTGGACTAGCTTACCACATTGCAGTAAAGCATCAGAGCCTTCACACGTGATGCTGATTGCTGCCAGGACAAATAAACAGGAATTACACACCACTCACATTAGCTTGGTTAAGTAGTATCAtcattattacatacagtacctccaTCTGTTAGTGTGCAGCAAGCTGTAGCCAGCACTGAAACAACATCACACAGCTAGTTCAGCAACATTCAACATCATATGCACTTGGACCATGAAGCTACAACTCAGCATTGGTCTCTATACGCAAGTTCAGCATTTGGTCTCATATTCCATGCTTTGAATACCTTTTTGCCCAAAAGGAACTGAATGTCCCTCAAATCATATTACATGTACTTCTTTTCACTCacaaatacaaacattgtcatataTATTTAAATTCTAATCTGCATCAGATACAGATTTTGTATACTCACATGTGACCACCGTCAGTCTCAAAATGCACATGATGCCAGGTACAGGAGTGGTACTAACAGAGAAAATGCAACTGATGATAACAAGATCCAATACACCTGGTATTTATGTTATGTGACATGTCTTAATTTACCCAGGTGTATCTATTTGTCTCCAGGTGCACCTCATTGCAATTAGGGGCCTGCGTTTGGTGGTCAAAACCTGGCTATTGAGTCAGTCTCAtggagttagatagaggactctagatggatgaAATCCATGTTGGCATGAACATTGCCACTGAGGGCTTCCAACAAAGTAGCCATCTAGGTGgagcttctcaaatcaaatcaaatcaaattttatttgtcacataaacatggttagcagatgttaatgcgagtgtagcgaaatgcttgtgcttctagttccgacaatgcagtaataaccaacaagtaatctaactaacaactccaaaaactactgtcttatacacagtgtaaggggataaagaatatgtacataaggatatatgaatgagtgatggtacagagcagcataggcaagatacagtagatggtatcgagtacagtatatacatatgagatgagtatgtaaacaaagtggcatagttaaagtggctagtaatacatgtattacataaggatacagtcgatgatatagagtacagtatatacgtatgcatatgagatgaataatgtagggtaagtaacattatataaggtagcattgtttaaagtggctagtgatatatttacatcatttcccatcaattcccattattaaagtggctggagttgagtcagtgtcagtgtcagtttgttggcagcagccactcaatgttagtggtggctgtttagcagtctgatggccttgagatagaagctgtttttcagtctcttggtcccagctttgatgcacctgtactgacctcgccttctggatgatagcggggtgaacaggcagtggctcgggtggttgatgtccttgatgatctttatggccttcctgtaacatcgggtggtgtaggtgtcctggagggcaggtagtttgcccccggtgatgcgttgtgcagacctcactaccctctggagagccttacggttgagggcggtgcagttgccataccaggcggtgatacagcccgccaggatgctctcgattgtggatctgtagaagtttgtgagtgcttttggtgacaagccgaatttcttcagcctcctgaggttgaagaggcgctgctgcgccttcttcacgatgctgtctgtgtgagtggaccaattcagtttgtctgtgatgtgtatgccgaggaacttaaaacttgctaccctctccactactgttccatcgatgtggataggggggtgttccctctgctgtttcctgaagtccacaatcatctccttagttttgttgacgttgagtgtgaggttattttcctgacaccacactccgagggccctcacctcctccctgtaggccgtctcgtcgttgttggtaatcaagcctaccactgttgtgtcgtccgcaaacttgatgattgagttggaggcgtgcgtggccacgcagtcgtgggtgaacagggagtacaggagagggctcagaacgcacccttgtggggccccagtgttgaggatcagcggggtggagatgttgttgcctaccctcaccacctgggggcggcccgtcaggaagtccagtacccagttgcacagggcggactGATGGactgatgacgagcttggagggtactatggtgttgaatgccgagctgtagtcgatgaacagcattctcacataggtattcctcttgtccaagaTTGGttaaggcagtgtgcagtgtggttgagattgcatcgtctgtggacctatttgggcggtaagcaaattggagtgggtctagggtgtcaggtagggtggaggtgatatggtccttgactagtctctcaaagcacttcatgatgacggatgtgagtgctacggggcggtagtcatttagctcagttaccttagctttcttgggaacaggaacaatggtggccctcttgaagcatgtgggaacagcagactggtatagggattgattgaatatgtccgtaaacacaccggccagctggtctgcgcatgctctgagggcgcggctggggatttcgtctgggcctgcagccttgcgagggttaacacgtttaaatgtcttactcacctcggctgcagtgaaggagagacggatgttttcgttgcaggccgtgtcagtggcactgtattgtcctcaaagcgggcaaaaaagttatttagtctgcctggggggcaagacatcctggtccatgactgggctggatttcttcctgtagtccgtgattgactgtagaccctgccacatgcctcttgtgtctgagccgttgaattgagattctactttgtctctgtactggcgcttagcttgtttgatagccttgcggagggaatagctgcactgtttgtattcggtcatgttaccagacaccttgccctgattaaaagcagtggttcgcgctttcagtttcacacgaatgctgccatcaatccacggtttctggttagggaatgttttaatcgttgctatgggaacgacatcttcaaagcACGTTCCAATGAACTCGCacactgaatcagcgtattcgtcaatgttgttatctgacgcataacgaaacatctcccagtccacgtgatggaagcagtcttggagtgtggagtcagcttggtcggaccagcgttggacagacctcagcgtgggagcctcttgttttagtttctgtctgtaggcagggatcaacaaaatggagtcgtggtcagcttttccgaaaggggggcggggcagggccttatatgcgtcgcggaagttagagtaacaatgatccaaggtctttccacccctggttgcgcaatcgatatgctgataaaatttagggagtcttgttttcagattagccttgttaaaatccccagctacaatgaatgcagcctccggataaatcgtttccagtttgcagagagttaaataaagttcgttcagagccatcgatgtgtctgcttggggggggggatatatacggctgtgattataatcgaagagaattctcttggtagataatgcagtctaCATTtgtttgtgaggaattctaaatcaggtgaaccaaag contains:
- the LOC116364224 gene encoding L-rhamnose-binding lectin CSL3-like, producing the protein MCILRLTVVTLLATACCTLTDGAISITCEGSDALLQCDGGKIHIKRANYGRRQHDVCSIGRPDNQLTDTNCLSQSSTSKMAERCGGKSECIVPASNFVFGDPCVGTYKYLDTKYSCVQQQETISSIICEGSDSQLLCDRGEIRIQRANYGRRQHDVCSIGRPHQQLKNTNCLSQSTTSKMAERCDGKRQCIVKVSNSVFGDPCVGTYKYLDVAYTCD